In a single window of the Gossypium hirsutum isolate 1008001.06 chromosome D02, Gossypium_hirsutum_v2.1, whole genome shotgun sequence genome:
- the LOC107908386 gene encoding protein LURP-one-related 10 — MAYPSSSSSQPLANPVSIISSHFCAPYPIDLAIIRNVLTISDGSFVVTDINGNIVFKVKGAFLSVHDRRLLLDGAGNPIVTLKQKLMSAHDRWQVFKGDSTDSSDLLFSAKRSSMFQLKTKLDVFLANNTKEEVCDFKVKGSWLERSCVVYAGESSTIVAQMHKKHTVESILIGKDKFMVAVYPNIDYASVVALIVILDGINKEDSSGSGGDFDFLGGIN; from the exons ATGGCATATCCCAGTTCCAGTTCAAGCCAACCATTAGCTAACCCTGTTTCCATCATCAGCTCTCATTTTTGTGCTCCTTACCCCATTGATCTCGCTATCATTAGGAACGTTTTAACCATAAGTGATGGGAGCTTCGTAGTTACTGACATCAATGGCAATATTGTTTTCAAGGTTAAAGGAGCTTTTCTATCCGTCCATGACCGACGGTTGTTGCTCGACGGTGCTGGGAATCCCATCGTTACTCTCAAACAAAAG TTAATGAGTGCACATGATAGATGGCAAGTCTTCAAGGGAGATAGCACGGATTCAAGTGATCTTTTGTTTTCGGCTAAACGATCTTCCATGTTCCAGTTAAAGACCAAATTAGATGTGTTTTTGGCAAACAACACAAAGGAGGAAGTTTGTGATTTTAAGGTTAAAGGGAGTTGGTTGGAAAGGTCTTGTGTTGTTTATGCCGGAGAGTCTTCCACCATTGTTGCCCAA ATGCACAAGAAGCACACTGTTGAAAGCATACTGATAGGGAAGGATAAGTTCATGGTGGCGGTTTATCCCAACATTGATTACGCATCCGTTGTAGCCCTTATTGTGATTCTTGATGGGATAAATAAGGAGGATAGTTCAGGTTCAGGAGGAGATTTCGATTTTCTTGGTGGGATAAATTAG